Below is a genomic region from Tenuifilum sp. 4138str.
GCGAAACATCTCAAGGGAGCGATTAGAGATCCTTCGCTCCCGACTAGGGCGGGACAGGCCGCTCTGGATGACAAATGGAGTTGACAGTTGATGGTTAATAGTTGATAGTGAAAAAAAGCATTTCACGAAACACTAAAAACCAAACACTACTCTCCATCTTCCCTGTAAACTGCACACTGTACACTGCACACTATTCAAAAGCTCCTTCGCTACACTCAGGATGACAGGCATGAATATTTTTGTTAACTAAACCACATTGATGTATTAATTGACAATTTTGTTTGCATCCTTGGGGTTGTTTCAATCAAAAATTTCTGACTAAAATCATTTCTAAAAATATTTTAACTGGTTAACTTTGAAAAAAAATAAGTTATGTTTAAAACCAATGAATACTTTGATGGCAAGGTTAAGTCAATAGCCTTTGAAACTGCCGAAGGCAGGGCAACTGTAGGGGTTATGGCTCAGGGTGAATACGAGTTTGGTACATCAACCGTGGAGTATATGACCGTTATTTCAGGTCAAATGGACGTTATGCTTCCCGGTGAGTCAACCTGGAAAACCTACAAGGAGTTTGAAACCTACATTGTTCCCAAGGATGTTAAGTTCAAGGTTCGCGTAAATGGCGATACCGCTTACCGTTGCCTTTACAAGTAAAAAAATTAGGGGGAATAATCCCCCTTTTGTATATTTGCCGATAGGAATGCAATTGCATATCAGGTGGGGTTATGGCAGGACCTAAGGGCTCAAAATACTACGATGTTTTTCTGGACTACTCAATAGTGTTGCGCGAACGTAACACTAACCAATCGATTCTT
It encodes:
- a CDS encoding pyrimidine/purine nucleoside phosphorylase encodes the protein MFKTNEYFDGKVKSIAFETAEGRATVGVMAQGEYEFGTSTVEYMTVISGQMDVMLPGESTWKTYKEFETYIVPKDVKFKVRVNGDTAYRCLYK